Proteins encoded together in one Staphylococcus aureus window:
- a CDS encoding amidohydrolase family protein, with the protein MKSITFEEHYVIEDIQKETMNAISADPKGVPMKVMLEGLEKKTGFTNADELSHHDERIQFMNNQDVQIQVLSYGNGSPSNLVGQKAIELCQKANDQLANYIAQYPNRFVGFATLPINEPEAAAREFERCINDLGFKGALIMGRAQDGFLDQDKYDIIFKTAENLDVPIYLHPAPVNSDIYQSYYKGNYPEVTAATFACFGYGWHIDVGIHAIHLVLSGIFDRYPKLNMIIGHWGEFIPFFLERMDEALFAEHLNHPVSYYFKNNFYITPSGMLTKPQFDLVKKEVGIDRILYAADYPYIEPEKLGVFLDELGLTDEEKEKISYTNGAKLLGLSPNN; encoded by the coding sequence ATGAAAAGTATTACGTTTGAAGAACATTATGTCATTGAAGATATTCAAAAAGAAACGATGAATGCGATATCAGCAGATCCTAAAGGTGTACCGATGAAAGTAATGTTAGAAGGCCTTGAAAAAAAGACAGGTTTTACAAATGCCGACGAATTATCACATCATGATGAACGTATCCAATTTATGAATAATCAAGACGTTCAAATTCAAGTCTTATCTTATGGAAATGGTTCTCCTTCAAATTTGGTTGGTCAGAAAGCCATTGAATTATGTCAAAAAGCAAATGATCAATTGGCAAACTATATTGCACAATATCCCAATCGCTTTGTAGGCTTTGCAACTTTACCTATCAATGAGCCTGAAGCCGCAGCGCGAGAATTCGAACGTTGCATCAATGATTTAGGATTCAAAGGTGCGCTCATTATGGGACGTGCACAAGATGGTTTTCTTGATCAAGACAAATATGACATTATTTTCAAAACAGCTGAAAATTTAGACGTACCGATTTATCTACATCCCGCGCCAGTTAACAGTGACATTTATCAATCATACTATAAAGGAAATTATCCTGAAGTAACTGCGGCAACATTTGCTTGTTTTGGTTATGGTTGGCACATTGATGTCGGCATTCATGCAATACATCTAGTATTATCTGGTATTTTTGATCGTTATCCAAAGTTAAATATGATTATTGGACATTGGGGTGAGTTTATCCCATTCTTCTTAGAACGTATGGATGAAGCTTTATTCGCTGAACATTTGAACCACCCTGTAAGCTATTACTTTAAAAATAATTTTTATATCACACCGAGTGGCATGTTAACGAAGCCACAGTTTGATTTAGTCAAGAAAGAAGTAGGTATTGATAGAATTCTTTATGCTGCTGATTATCCATATATTGAGCCTGAAAAATTAGGTGTATTTTTAGATGAACTGGGTTTAACAGATGAAGAAAAAGAGAAAATAAGTTATACAAATGGTGCTAAATTATTAGGTTTATCACCTAACAATTAA
- a CDS encoding TIGR04197 family type VII secretion effector → MMSTVQSDIFKTNSASSSIKSAVETCNNVSKPDKDESTTVSGNNNAHSVIDDLMSKNQSVAEAIRTASDNIQKVGEAFDQTDVMIGNEIGKN, encoded by the coding sequence ATGATGAGTACAGTTCAAAGTGATATTTTTAAGACCAATAGTGCATCATCATCTATTAAAAGCGCTGTTGAAACATGTAATAATGTGTCGAAACCGGATAAAGATGAAAGTACAACAGTAAGTGGAAATAATAATGCTCATAGTGTGATAGATGATTTGATGAGTAAGAATCAATCTGTTGCTGAAGCAATACGAACTGCGAGCGATAATATACAAAAAGTTGGTGAGGCTTTTGACCAAACTGACGTAATGATTGGTAATGAAATTGGTAAAAATTAA
- a CDS encoding NAD(P)/FAD-dependent oxidoreductase yields MQHHKVAIIGAGAAGIGMAITLKDFGITDVIILEKGTVGHSFKHWPKSTRTITPSFTSNGFGMPDMNAISMDTSPAFTFNEEHISGETYAEYLQVVANHYELNIFENTVVTNISVDDAYYTIATTTEIYHADYIFVATGDYNFPKKPFKYGIHYSEIEDFDNFNKGQYVVIGGNESGFDAAYQLAKNGSDIALYTSTTGLNDPDADPSVRLSPYTRQRLGNVIKQGARIEMNVHYTVKDIDFNNGQYHISFDSGQSVLTPHEPILATGFDATKNPIVQQLFVTTNQDIKLTTHDESTRYPNIFMIGATVENDNAKLCYIYKFRARFAVLAHLLTQREGLPAKQDVIENYQKNQMYLDDYSCCEVSCTC; encoded by the coding sequence ATGCAACATCATAAAGTGGCTATTATCGGTGCCGGTGCTGCAGGTATAGGTATGGCCATTACCTTAAAAGATTTCGGTATAACAGATGTCATTATTTTAGAAAAAGGAACAGTAGGACATTCATTTAAACATTGGCCGAAATCGACCCGTACGATCACGCCATCATTTACGTCTAATGGATTTGGCATGCCTGATATGAATGCAATTTCCATGGATACTTCACCAGCATTTACATTTAATGAAGAACATATTTCCGGAGAAACATATGCTGAATATTTACAAGTGGTTGCCAACCATTACGAGCTGAATATCTTTGAAAATACAGTTGTCACAAATATATCTGTAGATGATGCATATTATACGATTGCAACGACAACAGAGATATATCACGCGGATTATATCTTTGTCGCAACAGGTGATTATAATTTCCCTAAAAAGCCATTTAAATATGGTATTCATTATAGTGAAATTGAAGACTTTGATAACTTTAATAAGGGGCAATATGTGGTTATCGGAGGTAATGAAAGTGGCTTTGATGCTGCATATCAACTTGCAAAAAATGGCTCTGACATCGCACTTTATACTAGCACAACCGGTTTAAATGATCCGGATGCTGATCCTAGTGTTAGATTGTCACCTTATACACGTCAGCGACTAGGTAATGTCATTAAGCAAGGTGCTCGCATCGAAATGAATGTACATTATACAGTTAAAGATATTGATTTTAACAATGGACAGTATCATATCAGTTTTGATAGCGGACAAAGTGTGCTTACACCTCATGAACCAATACTAGCAACTGGCTTTGATGCAACAAAAAATCCAATCGTTCAACAATTATTTGTGACAACAAATCAAGATATTAAATTAACAACACATGATGAATCGACACGTTATCCGAATATTTTTATGATTGGTGCAACAGTTGAAAATGATAATGCCAAATTATGCTATATCTATAAATTTAGAGCGCGATTTGCAGTACTTGCACATCTTTTAACACAGCGGGAAGGCTTACCAGCTAAACAAGATGTCATTGAAAATTATCAAAAAAATCAAATGTATTTAGATGATTATTCATGTTGTGAAGTGTCATGCACATGTTAG
- a CDS encoding alpha/beta hydrolase: METLELQGAKLRYHQVGQGPVLIFIPGANGTGDIFLPLAEQLKDHFTVVAVDRRDYGESELTEPLPDSASNPDSDYRVKRDAQDIAELAKSLSDEPVYILGSSSGSIVAMHVLKDYPEVVKKIAFHEPPINTFLPDSTYWKDKNDDIVHQILTEGLEKGMKTFGETLNIAPIDAKMMSQPADTEEGRIEQYKRTMFWSEFEIRQYTHSDITLDDFTKYSDKITLLNGTDSRGSFPQDVNFYINKETGIPIVDIPGGHLGYIQKPEGFADVLLNMWG, translated from the coding sequence ATGGAAACTTTAGAATTACAAGGCGCTAAATTACGATACCACCAAGTCGGACAAGGACCCGTGCTCATCTTTATTCCTGGTGCAAACGGTACCGGAGACATTTTTCTGCCTCTTGCAGAACAGTTAAAAGACCATTTTACTGTTGTAGCCGTTGATCGTCGTGATTATGGAGAAAGCGAGTTAACTGAACCACTCCCTGATTCCGCTTCAAACCCTGACAGTGATTATCGTGTCAAACGCGACGCACAGGACATTGCCGAACTTGCAAAGTCATTAAGTGATGAACCTGTCTATATATTAGGTTCAAGTTCAGGTTCAATCGTTGCGATGCATGTGTTAAAAGATTACCCTGAAGTCGTTAAAAAGATTGCATTTCACGAACCACCAATTAATACATTTTTACCAGACAGTACTTATTGGAAAGATAAAAATGATGACATTGTGCATCAAATTTTAACAGAAGGCTTAGAAAAAGGCATGAAAACATTTGGCGAAACATTAAATATCGCACCAATTGATGCAAAAATGATGTCTCAACCTGCTGATACTGAAGAAGGACGTATAGAACAGTACAAACGTACGATGTTCTGGTCAGAATTTGAAATTAGACAATATACGCATTCAGATATTACTTTGGATGATTTCACAAAATACAGCGATAAAATCACCCTACTAAATGGGACAGATTCTAGAGGCTCCTTCCCACAAGATGTTAACTTTTATATAAATAAAGAAACTGGCATACCTATTGTAGATATTCCAGGCGGTCACTTAGGTTATATTCAAAAACCTGAAGGCTTTGCTGATGTATTATTAAATATGTGGGGTTAA
- a CDS encoding CobW family GTP-binding protein: MKIVIIGGFLGGGKTTVLNHLLAESLKESLKPAVIMNEFGKMSVDGALVSEDIPLSELTEGCICCAMKADVSEQLHQLYLKEQPDIVFIECSGIAEPVSVLDACLTPILAPFTTITHMIGVIDASMYKHIKSFPKDIQGLFYEQLAYCSVLFVNKIDSADVETTSKLLKDLEVINPEADIQVGMHGSVTLPISVRQMTATSDNKHKSLHQMINHQFVQSPVKCTKAEFIKRLACLPSHIYRLKGFMTFEDTAHTYLIQFTQGQYELTPVAFSKKVPEYLVLIGKGISKEDYQCLEQ, encoded by the coding sequence ATGAAAATAGTTATTATAGGTGGGTTTTTAGGTGGCGGTAAAACGACTGTCTTAAATCATTTGCTCGCTGAATCATTAAAGGAATCGCTGAAACCAGCAGTCATCATGAATGAATTTGGGAAAATGAGTGTTGATGGTGCCTTAGTATCTGAAGACATACCTTTAAGTGAACTGACAGAGGGGTGTATCTGTTGTGCAATGAAAGCAGATGTATCAGAACAGTTACATCAATTATATTTAAAAGAGCAACCAGACATTGTATTTATTGAATGTAGTGGGATTGCAGAACCGGTCTCTGTCTTAGATGCTTGTTTAACGCCTATTTTAGCTCCGTTTACAACAATTACACATATGATTGGTGTAATAGACGCAAGCATGTATAAACACATTAAATCATTCCCTAAAGACATCCAAGGCTTATTTTATGAGCAATTAGCATATTGTTCTGTCTTATTTGTTAATAAAATAGATTCAGCAGATGTTGAAACAACGAGCAAACTATTGAAAGATTTAGAAGTTATTAACCCAGAGGCCGATATACAAGTCGGTATGCATGGCAGCGTCACTTTGCCAATATCAGTTAGACAAATGACAGCAACTTCTGACAATAAACATAAGTCTTTACATCAAATGATTAATCATCAATTTGTGCAATCACCAGTCAAATGTACTAAAGCAGAGTTTATAAAACGTTTAGCATGCCTTCCGTCTCATATTTATAGGTTGAAAGGGTTTATGACATTTGAAGACACCGCACATACGTATCTCATTCAATTTACACAAGGACAATATGAATTAACACCTGTAGCATTTTCAAAAAAAGTGCCAGAATATTTGGTGCTTATCGGAAAGGGTATTTCAAAAGAAGACTATCAATGTTTGGAACAGTAG
- a CDS encoding nucleoside recognition domain-containing protein has product MLEVKYDMRTGHYTPIPNEPHYLVISHADKLTATEKAKLRLLIIKQKLDISLAESVVSSPIASEHVIEQLTLFQHERRHLRPKISATFLAWLLIFLMFALPIGIAYQFSDWFQNQYVSAWIEYLTQTTLLNHDILQHILFGDYGVLSLGTYSLVWALPVVILISLSTAIIDQTGLKSWMIWAIEPSMLWIGLQGNDIVPLLEGFGCNAAAISQAAHQCHTCTKTQCMSLISFGSSCSYQIGATLSIFSVAGKSWLFMPYLILVLLGGILHNRIWLKKNDQQLSVPLPYDRQLHMPNIRQMLLQMWQNIQMFIVQALPIFITICLIVSILSLTPILNVLSQIFTPILSLLGISSELSPGILFSMIRKDGMLLFNLHQGALLQGMTATQLLLLVFFSSTFTACSVTMTMLLKHLGGQSALKLIGKQMVTSLSLVIGVGIIVKIVMLII; this is encoded by the coding sequence ATGTTAGAAGTGAAATATGATATGAGAACTGGGCATTATACGCCCATACCTAATGAACCTCATTATTTGGTTATTAGTCATGCGGATAAACTTACCGCAACAGAAAAAGCGAAATTAAGATTATTAATCATAAAACAGAAATTAGATATTTCATTGGCAGAAAGTGTAGTTTCTTCGCCTATAGCGAGTGAACATGTGATAGAACAATTGACACTATTTCAACATGAGCGACGACATTTAAGACCTAAAATAAGTGCGACATTTTTAGCCTGGTTGTTGATATTTTTAATGTTTGCATTGCCAATCGGTATCGCTTATCAATTTTCAGATTGGTTTCAAAATCAGTATGTGTCAGCATGGATAGAATATTTAACTCAAACAACATTGCTCAATCACGATATATTACAGCATATATTATTTGGTGATTATGGTGTGCTATCACTTGGAACATATTCGCTCGTATGGGCATTGCCGGTTGTAATATTGATTAGTTTATCAACTGCTATAATTGATCAAACAGGACTCAAATCATGGATGATATGGGCAATTGAACCGTCAATGTTATGGATAGGATTACAAGGTAATGATATCGTGCCACTATTAGAAGGGTTTGGATGTAATGCAGCAGCTATTTCACAAGCAGCACACCAATGCCATACCTGCACGAAGACACAGTGTATGAGTTTAATAAGCTTTGGTAGTTCTTGTAGTTATCAAATAGGTGCGACATTATCTATTTTTAGTGTAGCTGGAAAGTCATGGCTATTTATGCCGTACTTAATATTAGTACTTTTAGGTGGCATCTTACATAATAGGATATGGTTGAAAAAGAATGATCAACAACTTAGCGTTCCGCTACCTTATGATAGGCAATTACATATGCCAAATATACGTCAAATGTTGCTACAAATGTGGCAAAATATACAAATGTTTATCGTTCAAGCGCTACCTATTTTTATCACAATCTGTCTTATTGTTAGTATTTTATCACTAACGCCAATTTTGAATGTTTTATCACAAATATTTACACCTATATTATCGTTATTAGGCATCTCGTCAGAATTGTCACCAGGGATTTTATTTTCAATGATTCGAAAAGACGGCATGCTCTTGTTTAATTTGCATCAGGGCGCCTTATTACAAGGAATGACAGCAACACAGTTACTACTACTTGTGTTTTTTAGTTCAACATTTACAGCGTGCTCGGTCACAATGACGATGCTTTTGAAACATTTAGGTGGTCAGTCAGCACTAAAATTAATTGGAAAGCAAATGGTGACATCATTGTCTTTAGTTATTGGTGTAGGCATCATTGTTAAAATAGTAATGCTGATTATTTAA
- a CDS encoding DUF4176 domain-containing protein, with amino-acid sequence METIGSIIYLKEGSQKLMIINRGPIVEIENQKYMFDYSACKYPIGVVEDEIYYFNEENIDSVIFKGYSDQDEVRFQELFENMKQNLDSEIQRGEVTQQ; translated from the coding sequence ATGGAAACAATAGGAAGCATTATTTATTTAAAAGAAGGTTCGCAAAAGTTAATGATTATTAATAGAGGACCAATTGTAGAAATTGAAAATCAAAAGTATATGTTTGACTATTCTGCATGTAAATATCCGATTGGTGTTGTAGAAGATGAAATTTATTATTTTAACGAGGAAAATATAGATTCAGTTATTTTTAAAGGTTATTCTGATCAAGATGAGGTTAGATTTCAAGAGTTGTTTGAAAATATGAAACAAAATTTGGATAGTGAAATACAACGTGGAGAAGTTACACAACAATAA